A stretch of DNA from Cryptomeria japonica chromosome 4, Sugi_1.0, whole genome shotgun sequence:
ATCTGCACCTTTCACGTTTGGAAATTTATAGAGAAATTATATGCATCTAAAAAAGTCATAAATAGCCTACTCACCAAGAACCTAACAACAGAACCTTAATCACATGAAATGCCTAAAGTTGAACAAGTTTCCTGGGAGAAGGATTCTACGGAACTGTGCACATGACCTACGAGCTCTATGGAATGCACTATAAGGTCTCTGTGTATTGAATCTGCACCTTTCACGTTTGGAAATTTGCGCAACTTTGGGCAAATCTAATGATAAGGCGTTCACTGAAGTTGCTCCTTCATCTTCTGAACATCTTGCCCGTCGACTGGTTTTTTCCTCTTCTTATCGTTCTTCAGGTCTCTTCTTAACTCGTGCGTTGGTTCACTTCACTTTGGGATGTTATTTGCTCATAAAATTAACCTTTCAATACCTTTACCAACAGATGTTTTTAGACCAGGGGTCGTGCTGTACAAAAACAAAATTAGATTCTCAAATAATGATTCAGCTGAAACCTTTTAAGTTCATAGTTTCCAACAGGAGGAAGGAAAAAAAGCTGGGTTGCTACTGTGAAGATAGATATCCCATAAAAGGCGAAGTATATGGAGGCTCAGTAATCaggtttgctttttttttttttaaactctgtTCCTCTTTCTATCAAACAGCAAATTTTGATTTTAGGATTATAGCCCAGATCATTCCCGGATTTGAACAGCAATAGTGTTCGGCATTTTTAAAAAgttcattatttaaaaaaatttcattatgaaaaaaaaaaaggacAGAAAAGAATTTTTAAGACTACGGAATTTAAGTATTTAAGTAAGGTTTACAGCGATCCACGGAAAACAGACGAGGAAAACGGACGAGTAAATCAGGATGATCAATtaaacaaaccctagttagggtttatgATAtttaattagggtttagggtttaaagaAGGCTCCTTTTTATCATATCTTGCATCTGATATTTGGCAATTATGTATTGCTGATTGATTCAAGAAATCTGTGACAAATCCCCGTCCGTTTGTTTTTCTTCCTTAGTTTTATTTGCCATTGTTTTCATTTGTAATATAACCTTTAACATTTTTTCTAACATATTTAGCTCAGTATAAACGCATTTGAATAATTCGTTTTCCTAATTTCTTGCTTTAAATTCATTGTTTCATTGTTACCTTTACCCA
This window harbors:
- the LOC131068007 gene encoding uncharacterized protein LOC131068007, with product MIRRSLKLLLHLLNILPVDWFFPLLIVLQMFLDQGSCCTKTKLDSQIMIQLKPFKFIVSNRRKEKKLGCYCEDRYPIKGEVYGGSVIRYILRLIL